Proteins from a single region of Bos indicus x Bos taurus breed Angus x Brahman F1 hybrid chromosome 29, Bos_hybrid_MaternalHap_v2.0, whole genome shotgun sequence:
- the CHID1 gene encoding chitinase domain-containing protein 1 isoform X5, with translation MEELAFRRTDKPPGTPLTSQPTCPHYPVRQAIWKVPRPLESSPARVSSWHVSASPVLWSRTPELAQRAQSCRGLWPCQRARTSPLDPEVGPCCDPPSMRVLLGTLWLTLACSSVHATLSKSDAKKAASKTLQEKTQVSGKPAQERGLVVTDLRAEDVVLEHRSYCSAKAHKKHFAGDVLGYITPWNRHGYDVAKIFGGKFTHVAPVWLQLRRHGREMFEVTGLDDVDQGWLRAVRKQAKGLRIVPRLRFEDWTYEDFDSVLDNEDEIEELSRTVVQVAKSQHFDGLVVEVWNQLLVQKHAGLIHLLTHMAEALHQARLLVFLVIPPAVAPGLSLLRIELPEPWSMVD, from the exons ATGGAAGAGTTGGCTTTCAGACGCACTGACAAGCCCCCAGGGACACCTCTCACATCACAGCCAACATGTCCCCACTACCCAGTCAGGCAGGCCATCTGGAAAGTTCCACGGCCATTGGAGAGCAGCCCTGCACGTGTGAGCAGCTGGCATGTCAGTGCTTCCCCAGTGCTGTGGAGCCGCACTCCAGAGCTGGCCCAGCGGGCACAGAGTTGCAGGGGTCTGTGGCCATGCCAGCGCGCTCGCACCAG CCCCCTGGACCCTGAGGTTGGGCCCTGCTGTGACCCGCCCAGCATGCGGGTGCTCCTCGGCACGCTGTGGCTCACTCTGGCCTGCAGCTCTGTGCATGCCACGCTGTCGAAGTCAGACGCCAAAAAGGCCGCCTCGAAGACGCTGCAGGAGAAG ACTCAGGTTTCGGGCAAGCCCGCCCAGGAGCGGGGTCTGGTGGTGACAGACCTCAGGGCTGAGGACGTCGTCCTTGAGCACCGCAGCTACTGCTCGGCCAAGGCCCACAAGAAGCACTTTGCTGGGGATGTCCTGGGCTACATCACGCCG TGGAACCGACACGGGTACGATGTCGCCAAGATCTTCGGAGGCAAGTTCACCCACGTCGCCCCCGTGTGGCTGCAGCTAAGGAGGCATGGCCGCGAGATGTTCGAGGTCACGGGCCTGGACGACGTGGACCAAG GGTGGCTTCGGGCAGTCAGGAAACAAGCCAAGGGCCTGCGCATAG TGCCTCGTCTCCGGTTCGAGGACTGGACGTACGAGGACTTTGACAGCGTCCTGGACAACGAGGACGAGATCGAGGAGCTCAGCAGGACCGTCGTCCAGGTGGCCAAG AGCCAGCACTTTGACGGCCTGGTAGTGGAGGTCTGGAACCAGCTGCTGGTCCAGAAGCACGC GGGGCTCATTCATCTGCTCACCCACATGGCCGAGGCGCTGCACCAGGCCCGGCTGCTGGTCTTCCTGGTCATCCCGCCCGCCGTTGCCCCGGG